In a single window of the Pocillopora verrucosa isolate sample1 chromosome 4, ASM3666991v2, whole genome shotgun sequence genome:
- the LOC131788486 gene encoding structural maintenance of chromosomes protein 2, which yields MDFTCSSNESNENKNCKMNKTTLGDKESVKKSCAAKIFDEGINITNRSAENYHEPLEASHGARIMANESAREKEQLEQKITCLETEINAKEKENALLKETLFERDKEIVDLKEKLSQLQQNGPRNQLDFAKQMAIMDEKLQETRKNIEELENGLNFSLLKKETKFKSEPQTFNGNGYFDPQPSWFDTLSNNAECREVENFPVTGKDLEVTKNVKLHSKPSNEPARDKGYFDLQPSWFDTISNNAGCLKIDNLPVLAKDLEAMRNVKSNSKPSTAAAKGSPYSYRRPLPPILASTVPSGTQVGFAYQQINQHSIPQTDHL from the exons ATGGATTTTACATGTTCATCGAATGAGTcgaatgaaaataagaattgcaaaatgaacaaaaccaCTTTAGGCGACAAGGAGTCCGTGAAGAAATCCTGTGCCgcgaaaatatttgatgaaggAATCAATATTACTAATCGTTCCGCTGAGAATTATCACGAGCCTCTGGAGGCCTCACATGGAGCGCGGATCATGGCTAATGAG TCTGCGAGAGAAAAGGAACAACTGGAACAGAAGATCACCTGCCTTGAAACAGAGATTAACG CTAAAGAGAAGGAGAATGCCCTTCTAAAGGAAACTCTTTTTGAGAGAGACAAAGAAATTGttgatctcaaagaaaaactgtCCCAGCTACAACAAAACGGGCCAAGAAATCAGTTGGATTTTGCCAAGCAAATGGCAATAATGGATGAAAAGCTACAGGAGACAAGAAAGAACATCGAAGAACTCGAGAATGGCCTAAATTTCAGTTTACtgaagaaggaaacaaaattcaagagcGAGCCACAAACATTTAACG GCAATGGTTACTTTGATCCTCAaccatcatggtttgacactctaTCAAACAACGCTGAATGTCGAGAAGTTGAAAACTTCCCAGTTACAGGAAAAGATCTTGAAGTTACGAAGAATGTCAAATTACATTCAAAGCCCTCCAATGAGCCAGCTAGAG ACAAAGGTTACTTTGACCTTCAaccatcatggtttgacactaTATCAAACAACGCTGGATGTCTCAAAATTGATAACCTTCCAGTATTGGCAAAAGATCTTGAAGCTATGAGGaatgttaaatcaaattcaaaacccTCCACTGCAGCAGCGAAAG GGAGTCCATATTCTTACCGACGCCCACTACCTCCTATTTTGGCGAGTACTGTTCCCAGTGGAACTCAAGTAGGTTTCGCTTACCAGCAAATCAATCAACACTCCATTCCTCAAACTG atcACCTTTAA